A region of the Echeneis naucrates chromosome 22, fEcheNa1.1, whole genome shotgun sequence genome:
CAGAACTGGCACGGCTACGCGCCTCGGGGACTGCGCCTGCTGCTGGCACAGGTTaccgtcctgctgctgctgctgctgcagctgctgcgcCGCCTTGTCCTTGGCCTGGCGCTTCATCTTGTACCGGTGATTCTGAAACCAGATCTTCACCTGAGTCGGCGTCAGGTGGATCATGCTGGCCAGGTGCTCCCTCTCCGGGGCCGACAGGTATTTCTGCTGCTTAAACCTCCTCTCCAGCTCGTAGACTTGAGCCTGTGAGAACAGGACCCGCCGTTTCCTCCTGGGCGCAGCGTGGAGAGCTGGCATGGATTTGGTGGCGTCTGCCATTCCTGCGAGACTGCCCATGCCGGTCATGTTCATACCTGTGGAAGGTCCCATGAATCTAGAAActtaaaaatatacatacatatacatgcGTTCaataaacagaagaggagaacaCTATTTCGCCTGAAGTATTCTGTGTGGATCATTATTGGCTTTTATATGCGTTAATTAGAGTTGGAAAGTCTTTGCTTTAATCAAACATTAATATCACCACTACTACAACTACtaaaaattattattagaatgataatagtaataataataataataataataataataataataataataataataataaagaggaagaaatgtcTTGAGCttgcttttaaatgtttactCGTGCTAAAGATAAAAAAAGTCGAACCAGACTTGAAAGAATGATCTCCTTTTCAGTTTAACCATCAAAAAcagtaattttaaattaaagattTCTTAAAATAATGTTTACTATCTAACGAACTTTTGATTCTCAGCCCCCAGtacagttaaaatgtttttaaataaaagcgACTTATATATTTAGTCGTGTGCGTTTCCCCTGTCAGTTCTGAAATgttctgaaatgtaattttgttatttcaaaatgaaaaaaaaaaaaaatcagtaaagTGTGTATAAATAGAAGGCAGAACTTACTCGTGGAGTATCTGGGATCAGGGTTGGCGCTGTACCaccctgttgctgctgcactatTCCGCATGCTTTCCTGGTACGACGGGAGGTCTCCCATGTTGCCAATGCTTCCATTGCAGTATCCCCCCATGGCGCTGTGGGAGAACTGGGAGACGGTGTGCGGCATGTGGTAAGTGGTGGCCACGGTGGCGTTATGGCCCATGGAGTGCTGCTGCATGCCGGTCTGAGACACCTGAGGCTGTCGGTAGGCTCCCAGTGGAGAGGTTAGGTTTCCTGCGCCGTCCATGGCACTAAACTTCTTGTAGGTCTCCTCGATTGGACTCAAAATATCTGTCACTGAAAAAGGCGTTGTGTGCTTTGGGCTCAACGACATGATTCAGAAAGCAGGtagatttttgtgtttgagcagaTCAACCGTGTTGTTGTATCGGCTCTCTCCTTGGTGGATGTCTACGTAAGAGAGTGCTTGTAGTGCGCCTGAGATCCTATTGATCGCCTTGGAGAAGGAGGCGAGCCCAGGGCGCTCTTAGCCCGGGTTTATTGGAGCCAGGAGCCAGGTTTACGACAAACACAGGGGGCGGAGCAAAACTCCTAAACCAAACAATAGTCATTGACATTTTAGGGAAATAGTTCataaaaatgtactttgtttGTATGGAGTCTTGCACATGAACAAAAGGCGCCACATATGTATGATTCCGTCCTTTCTGATCATATACAGGTGGGAATTACCCATTATGTTCCACACATCAGCTGATCCGACCACATATGACTATTTTGCGTCAGTAGGGAATTCCACTCTTTTCTAGAAACTTTGAGAGCACTTTGAACAGACACAAGGGCCACCGAGTATCATCAAAGAGGCACAATGAAGTTGTATGACCAGCTTATTCATGCTTCTTAGGCATCATTTTTGCCCCAGCAGAGAGGGACAAGACCAAATAAGCTCAAACTGCTGAGAGGGAGCGGCTGTGGGGATCCAACCTGTGAGTATCTCACCACCTAACATTCATCAGCAGGAGAGGACATGCAGGGTCCGAATCCAAAGCACTTAGGGAGACATGGCAGAAAGGAACATTTTATGTAGAAATTTCTTCGAAATCACATTCAACGCACTTTCAATGAGACTCGGTGCAGGTTGGAGACAGCATTTTAATCCTCAAGCCCTCAAAGTCTGGCCAACATGCAGTAATGACACTTTGTAGTTTTGACTTGACATTGTAATCTCTGAGCAAACTGACTGGCGCCAGGGGAAGAATCAGGAAGAGCGACCCAGCAAGCAGAAGAGGGatggggggagagggggggggtcaAAAAAGAAGAGGTGCTGCAAAATGCAATAATGAACAGCAGTTAAAGTTGTCATTTATGGATCTATAACGCAGGACTGAGTCTGCTGCATGACGAAAAACACCTGTAATCTGACTCCTGTGCACTTTTTAATCGAGATTAGACAacgatgatgttgatgatggtgGGGATGAAGTTTTTACTCGTTTTACTCGTCGCAACAGACATCAGCAGGAGCAGGTGTGCTGCTCGGAGGTTATTATCCAGACGTGAAATATGCTCCCATCTTCCTTTGCTGGAGGAAGGAAGCACTTGTCTGCATGAAGCCACTAATGTAATTTTGCATGGCACGGCAGCAAGTAGCTCCCTACCTTAATTGAACAAATGAAGATGTGACATGGTCAGCCATCAATTATAGCGACATATCAAGAACACCAATCTCCGGTTAAGTTGATAGCCTGATTGTAATAAATCATTGTTCTTATGCATATTTCACAAGCCGAatcccccaccaccccacccccacccccactacCCTTCCTCAGATGCCTGGACTCCGCCGCGGATTTAAACTGAAGTGGCTGGACTGTTGttgtggaaaacaaaacagtacGTGCGTATTCCAAAGTCAGCTGGAGTTGTCTAGAAGACAGTAAGACaatgaagcagagaaaagaaaaacagcccgTAGAAATAAAATCCTATTTGGGGAGAAAGGTCAAACAGTAATGCTGTAGTAAAAAGTATCATTTTTTTCAAGcagaatttttctttgtttctttttgttttcaaaggtAAAGTAATATTTCACATGTCCCCTGTCTTGCCCAGGCTTCTGTGCGCCTTTCCCACTCCTCTGGCTGCGCCACTCTCACGTCTTTTCAGAGCGATGAGAAAGGTAGGCCTCGGCCCAGACCTGGAACATTATGTAAATGAGGCAAACCTCTCAACCTTGTGGATTACTGAGTCAGAGAGCAGGACCCGGGTCCACAGACTCTCCACATTAGGATCCCATAAAAATCTGGAGCTGGTTGGCTGCATGCAGGGCTTATAAGGACTTATGTGGTCCATATTAATATGGTTGTCAATCTAAGTTAACTTTTTCTGTCCAGTGACTATGATGTGGCCGTGGCAGCAGGAGCTGGATACACGGACGCGCCAGGGAGTGAGAAGAAGAAGGCCCCAGCCAAGGTTAGTTCATAAATTCAAGAATATACCTCAGATTCTAAATATTTAGCTGCTTCTGCTGAGAATTATTAGACAGAGCGTATTACAGGACAATGCATGATAACTAATAACATGCGACACGTTCATTTAAATTAGCCCCCAGGAAAGACAGCTGCTGACTGGGTCGCTGTACGCTGAggtaaaatttattttatccCCAAAATTACCCGCAGGAGCCGCGCTGCTTTGCGCTTGAGCTGTTTTGACgggttttaaaaatgaatttctgtACTGTCAAATTTTCTCCACAAATGATCTTaggaaatatttcaacatcaaTTTATTTCTACTATAAACATTGAAGTCTATAATTAAACAATGACGTGCGCCATCGATGAATCAAAGTCATTGTCTGTATGAAAGGAAATTCAGATGTAGGATCGGTGTTTTTTACTACAAGATATAGATACGTGTTCATTTATGTCCAACCAGCAGATAATAACAGTTCATTTTGGCAGTATTGTACCACATAACCTTTTTCCGataagaccccccccccccccctctcctcagcacagcagaTGGACGAAAGCGCCTGCTTGCTGGAGTGCTTTTCTCCATCTCGCCGTTGCTAGTTCAATACCCTGAGAGATGTGGAGAGACGGCTGAAGGACCGGGGTCCTGACCTGCTGCCTCAGTCACATACCGGCGTGGTACAAAGTGCAAAAACGCGAGGATTTATTTAGTCTTACAGGCTTCAAATCGTTGACTTCACATTTAACTCCTTCTCTCTAGAAACCGAGTGAAATTTAAAGAttcgccaaaaaaaaaaaaaaatcgtcaGTCTTCTTTTCGCATTTCCCCTCATTACTACATTGTCTTTCGTGGAAAAGTGTGGAAAAAAGCTATCTTGGGCAACGTCAAAGATGAAATGGTGAATGGGAGTTTGCTGCTGTAATAAAACTTTGGTCGTGTAATCGACTTTGTGACTCCGTCCAGGTAAGATATGAGTGCGTAAATTACGCACGACCTGAGCgcaagctttttctttttcccggGCCTCTCGCTGATTTCTATGCTATTTGTTATCAGCTTTCCATTTCAAGAAAAACTGATCTGATGGTTACTCACGAAAGACTCAGGCAGACTTGTAAAGTATAAATCTGGTCTTGATGTGCTCTGGGAATGTGTGATTACGCACCAAATGCTCTTTGTGCGtgttattttcaaatataagcacacacataaatatatgtttatttGGACCAAATGTCACGTGATCTTAATGTTCTTAAATTACAACTGGTCTGCGGTCTGGCAAAAGGGAATAAAAGGGAATTTATCTGCGTTGGAAATTGAAGGTATTGGCGAGAAAAATcgctgtgactgtgtgtgtcttatactgtgtgtgtcagaataTTTATCGATAACCTGTATTATTTTACTGACTGGCTTTctaattgtatttgttttacgCAGGAAATATTAACGTTTAGATGTTTAGTGGGGCATGAAGGAAAACTCGTTCTGAGCTGTTACTGACAGGCAAAATTTGCAGCATCACAAATGAATTTCTCTGCTCCAAAGCTTTAATTGCAGCCATATCTGTGCCGAGGCCGGCCCAGCGTCTGACTTGGTCAGGGAATTTGTGGGGGAAATCCCTCACCTGCAGGCAGTGCAGTGCCATTTAGATCAAATACTTTCTCTCCTCTTAAACCGCCGAGCAGTGTGAGAGTAAAAAGCGGGCAGGTGCATATCTTTCAGCTGCGCTACTTGAAACGATGCGGTTCCTCAGCTAAGTAGGTTAAAGGTCCTCCCAAGTGGAGAAAGTATGTGGCAGGCCTCTTGAAGACCGtattcttctgcaggagtttgcATTCATTCACAATTAATGTCGCTTGATGGACGAAATGATGCTAATAGGGCGCCAAAAAACTGAATATGGGCTTTTATGGGATACTGACCATAATCTGACAGCTGGggaaaacagagagcagaagaatTCAAAATGCTGTAATAGGATTACAGAGTGGAAGTTCTTCTTAAAGTCTCTCAGTAAATGTGCAGCACTTTAAAATGTCTGCAGCTTTTACAGTTGCGGCTGATTTAATCAGATATTAAGAGCTGATTTGGAAGTTTCACCAGGAAACTGTTCTACTGTGTGACTCACAGCACATTTCATTACCTGAAACAGGTGAAGTCTTAAATTGGACttctgaaagaaacaaagctCTTCGAGCAACTCAGCTCCAAACCCATGAAGCATCAGAGAAGGCATGACCTCTGACAGGGCATGAGCCAAAACTATTGACACCAACAGGCAAACCAGCTGTCTGCGCATTTGGAAAAGGAATGTCATCCAAAAATCTACATTTCTATATTATCACTTAAAAAAAGATTGTCCATTAAAATGATAAAGTAGCTGAAATGTTTTGGACTGAACCGGCTTTTAATTAGGACATTAAATAATCATGTGGATCAGACACTACAGACAGACCAGCTGCCTTTGAACCAGTGCTGACACAGATTCAGTGTTACCCCCGGCCTTCTGAGGTACAAATATTTACATCACAGCCTGCAGGCATTCCAAAATTTCATTGTAAATTCAATCAGAAGccaagagagacagaaaagacaaaaagacagacagaaactcaAATACGTAAGGCTGCTGATAACTTTTGTACTTCTATGGCTGCGAGATTAGCTTTAGAAGTCATAAAAAGGTGAATACTATACTAaatacatatgcacacaaaaaaatctactgtgattcaaagaaaaacaaattccaCCAAATTCCAGCCTGCCGGTTCAGTTTCCTGAAAGTGAGGTGCTCTGTGAGTCCTCTGCATTGCTTTGAGTGGAAACATTTTAGCATACCTGCTCTCTTTTGTAACAATTACAAATCACAGcatcacagcagagcagattACCAAATGCATGGCAGAACAAAGCACATAGTGTACTTGGATGGGGCGCTTGGTTCTAAGGGTACCTGGTTCGTCCACTTTTCTGCTGCATTAATTGTGGCAGCAGTAAGGGCAGGTAAACAAAGCTGTTGTTGAGACTGTGGTTGTGACTCACCATAGCCTTGTCACCCAGTTACTCATATGGCAAACAGTCTTTCTCTGATCGGCCGCTTGTTGTCTCTCTAATGGCCTGTCCCGAAATGATCACgtacaagcagcagcagcttgtaaTTGCATCTTGGAAAAGTAAAAtagaagaaatgttttgttttttttttcttccagtaaAAACTTAACAGTTACGTTGTGTTTtgaaatttggatttttatcCTATTTGCATTTTTCATATATACAATTATATTTCTATCACATGAGAGAGATTGGGGTTGTGTccgagtttttgttttttttcttcattattaaATAATATCAGGATTTGCTTTAATTGGGActttatttaatgtaatttattggtttatataaaatataaaattgttgACTTACTTCTGGGTTTCTTGGTTTCAGCACAAAAAATGCCTTTTATTTTAGaattgagtgtgtgtatgtgtgtgtgtttgtgctttcttttttgttcattatcctacttttttttttttctcactttagtcccattatttttcagtgaagttAAGCGCTTCTAGCTGTGGGTGTTTCACATTATCACATGTgctaaaagaaataataataataacagtcaGATGTGGTTTTCCATCCGAAAGGTACGCAAAGAGCTGCAATCAGTATCAAGTGTTTCCTGATCCATTTATGCaggaattcatttatttggctTGTTTCCACATTAACAGTCAAGAAATGCATCTTCTAATGAAAAGTTTCAAAGCACTTCAAGTGCCGTGTGTGGAGATGGAGAGTTTTTTAAAAACGCCAACAGTTTAACACAATAGAATCGTGAACAGAAACTGCCtatcaaagcaacatttttaagCGTGTGTTTGTCCCCACTTTGCAATGCTTTTACCAGGCCACCTGATAGCCAACCATTATTTAGATGGAGCCACATAAACACATCACTTCAAATTCTGAATGTATTGATCCTGACAGATATGTGCACATACAGCACGTTAACATTTAGAACATAAAGTCAAACCAGTTCCCGCTGCACAGTGTAAAGAGATGAACGTTTTCATATCTACCTGTTTTCTTCTCATAAAGTGAGCACTGCCTAAATCAGCTGCTCCTGGCCAAAGGGGAGAGGGTAAAGTATTACCCagtgaattataaaaaaaagtcaatggaaaaaaaaaaatgtctgttagTTGAGTATAATTTTACAAATGTGCACATGTTATCTTATTGTACTGTATATTGAAGGATTGTTGTGCAAAAAAATTTCTGACAATATTCTTTTTTGCATAATGTCTTGTTTATCTTTTTACCTCAATTCCTATAGTTCATATCTTGCATAGTAAAGCATTGGAAAGGTGCTCCAATAAACAAAGAGAATATTACCGACataaataatttcatacaaCATGTTTTGCTTTCAATCACAACTTTTATTCTATTCcattattttagcattttttctttatatcattttccttttcatggtCATCAACCTCTTTCCTTCTTACTCATGTCTCATAGCATATACTCAAAGCCAAgccaaaccaaataaaatggtaagcaacaaaacattatttagaTTATGATTGTTTACATTTGGAAaatcaattaaatcaaattcTTGTCGACCAAGATTATACTAGTTTAAGCATAAAAAAGTGAAGTTAATATCAAAGTTTTTGTCTTTAAGTGCCCAGCTAAGGACATGTTTGGTTTTCCCATGTTGACTTTGCCTGTTGGAAAATAATCAGACAACCAACCTCTCTGTCAAACAGCCATTATCatcaaaccattttttttattatttttttttgctacaggGAGTTggtaataaatgtatttaactcCCTGAATTTATCACCGAGGCGATTGTATCATAATGAAAACTATGTGCACTTACCTCCAGTGCACATTCAAGAAGAACTGCGCCTTATATAACAGCTGTTAGTGGTCGGTGGCCTCAGAGGTGGCTCATAGCTAAAGCAGTAATACTGTAACAAgtcaaaatgtaacaaaaagaTAATACATTATCTGGCCTATTCAGATGCCACTGTCAGCTTTATCTAACAATaacatccacacacaacacatttttgaagaatatgactttcatttcaatttcaatttcttctGAGGAACAACAGCAGTCACTGAAGTCTAAAGTCTAATAAAAACTGTAACTATCCTTAAAACCTTTTCCGGGTTTCATGAAAACATGGAAGTCAGTGAAAGACGAAGACGAAGAGAAGCAAACTATCCTGAGCAGTTTGTGGAGCAGAAAACAATGTCTTCAAGTATCAAGCAGCAAGGCTAGTATTAAACTGAGCTACATCACATTAAACTCCACACCTAAAATTAAAGCATCATGAAATGAGATTATGAATTCCCATCAGCATTTTGTTCGTGCtatgaaacatgtttgtttgaataATAAACTATAATAAAAGGAAATTACACGTTTAAACTTAAAACATCTTTTGCTTTGGAGCCTCACAATATATAACATACAGTTTTCTCACAGCATGTTTTTCAGAAGGATTTTACAGGACAGGACATGACAGGAGTATCATATCTGAATAAAGGTAATATGGCACagcaaataaaaccaaaattgTCCCGTTAGATGAACTTGATCAACTCCTTTATCTTCAGATCTTGTCTTCACAAGTAATTGAttatctgttgtgttt
Encoded here:
- the nkx2.4a gene encoding NK2 homeobox 4a isoform X2, with the protein product MSLSPKHTTPFSVTDILSPIEETYKKFSAMDGAGNLTSPLGAYRQPQVSQTGMQQHSMGHNATVATTYHMPHTVSQFSHSAMGGYCNGSIGNMGDLPSYQESMRNSAAATGWYSANPDPRYSTISRFMGPSTGMNMTGMGSLAGMADATKSMPALHAAPRRKRRVLFSQAQVYELERRFKQQKYLSAPEREHLASMIHLTPTQVKIWFQNHRYKMKRQAKDKAAQQLQQQQQQDGNLCQQQAQSPRRVAVPVLVKDGKPCQNGSNTPTPNQQQPEPAPEPAPEPLEEMSPSPPSLHSQLNMAQIDTSAVDYTSNMVSSNLLYGRTW
- the nkx2.4a gene encoding NK2 homeobox 4a isoform X1, producing MSLSPKHTTPFSVTDILSPIEETYKKFSAMDGAGNLTSPLGAYRQPQVSQTGMQQHSMGHNATVATTYHMPHTVSQFSHSAMGGYCNGSIGNMGDLPSYQESMRNSAAATGWYSANPDPRYSTISRFMGPSTGMNMTGMGSLAGMADATKSMPALHAAPRRKRRVLFSQAQVYELERRFKQQKYLSAPEREHLASMIHLTPTQVKIWFQNHRYKMKRQAKDKAAQQLQQQQQQDGNLCQQQAQSPRRVAVPVLVKDGKPCQNGSNTPTPNQQQVQQSQQQSQQQNGAGVVLASSTGSLSQHQSQHQSQHQSQQQQVNALELEEMSPSPPSLHSQLNMAQIDTSAVDYTSNMVSSNLLYGRTW